The Acinetobacter pittii genome contains a region encoding:
- the hslO gene encoding Hsp33 family molecular chaperone HslO has protein sequence MSDLRQRFYIENFPVRGEVVHLEEALQTILAQRDYMPAVKILLGEMLSATALLASTLKIKGRISLQIQASGTFKWAMAECNHLGEVRALADYETDPRFVEATDSSTVLGALVNPVLFINIEPEFGERYQGIVPLDQVTLAGCLMQYYDLSAQIPTRIVLASTDKRSGGLLIQLLPRHDEEEQNLVDEDLWPRLTMLTETLKAEELTNLDANEILYRLYNEEEVRLPEIEALKFGCTCSKERCANALIQIGVDAVHETLEQQNPIRMDCQFCNTQYTFTAEEALALFGEHLS, from the coding sequence ATGTCTGATTTACGCCAACGCTTTTATATAGAGAACTTTCCAGTACGTGGAGAAGTAGTTCATCTAGAAGAAGCCCTACAAACTATCTTAGCTCAACGTGACTATATGCCTGCGGTTAAAATTCTGCTAGGTGAAATGTTGAGTGCGACTGCATTACTTGCAAGTACACTAAAAATCAAAGGCCGTATCAGCTTGCAAATCCAGGCTAGCGGCACCTTCAAATGGGCGATGGCTGAATGTAACCATTTAGGAGAGGTTCGTGCTTTAGCGGACTATGAAACCGACCCTCGCTTTGTTGAAGCAACAGACAGCAGCACAGTTCTTGGTGCTTTAGTTAATCCGGTTTTATTTATTAACATTGAACCGGAATTTGGCGAACGTTATCAAGGGATCGTGCCGCTTGATCAAGTGACTTTAGCGGGTTGCTTAATGCAATATTATGATTTATCTGCACAAATTCCAACTCGTATTGTGTTGGCAAGTACAGATAAGCGTTCTGGCGGTTTACTGATTCAACTCTTACCACGTCATGATGAAGAAGAGCAAAACTTGGTCGATGAAGATTTATGGCCACGTTTGACGATGTTGACCGAAACATTAAAAGCTGAAGAGCTGACCAATTTAGATGCAAATGAAATCTTATATCGTTTATATAACGAAGAAGAAGTTCGTTTACCAGAAATTGAAGCATTAAAATTTGGCTGTACATGTTCAAAAGAACGCTGTGCAAATGCCCTGATTCAAATTGGTGTAGACGCTGTTCATGAAACTCTAGAACAGCAGAACCCGATTCGTATGGACTGTCAGTTCTGTAATACGCAATATACCTTTACCGCTGAAGAAGCTTTAGCGTTATTTGGTGAACATTTAAGTTAA
- a CDS encoding LysE family translocator, which yields MNYFDYFLFIFSVVIMIATPGPVMILVASAGLKGGYKKALETIFGTNLASLVLIFISVLVLKGVLSVNDSYLNIIRILGCLYIGYLGFSILKEVIQAPHPEAIQTVSAQNGGFKKGFLVGISNPKDIIFFSAFFPQFFSITPQLNLSLTLLTLTWIVLDFLTLSLVYIFFRRLSNSHLYPKILGLCGLLLLLIALYGLYQSFI from the coding sequence ATGAATTATTTTGATTATTTTCTCTTTATTTTTAGTGTAGTTATCATGATTGCGACCCCTGGCCCTGTCATGATTTTAGTTGCAAGCGCTGGACTTAAAGGGGGCTATAAAAAAGCACTAGAAACCATTTTTGGTACAAACCTAGCATCCCTTGTTTTAATTTTTATTTCAGTACTGGTTTTAAAAGGAGTACTGAGTGTCAATGATAGTTACCTCAATATCATTCGTATTTTAGGCTGCCTATATATTGGTTATTTGGGTTTTAGTATTCTCAAAGAAGTGATTCAAGCACCTCACCCAGAAGCGATACAAACAGTTTCAGCACAAAATGGTGGCTTTAAAAAAGGTTTTCTTGTCGGTATTTCAAACCCAAAAGATATTATCTTTTTCTCGGCTTTCTTTCCGCAATTTTTTTCTATTACACCTCAGTTAAATTTAAGTCTAACCCTACTTACGCTGACATGGATTGTTTTAGACTTCCTCACATTATCTTTAGTTTATATCTTTTTCCGCCGCCTTTCTAACAGTCATTTATATCCAAAAATATTAGGCCTCTGCGGTTTATTACTTCTACTTATTGCCCTGTATGGCTTATATCAAAGTTTCATCTAA